The [Actinobacillus] rossii genome contains a region encoding:
- the pnp gene encoding polynucleotide phosphorylase/polyadenylase, with protein MTPIVKQFKYGQHTVTLETGAIARQATAAVMASMDDTTVFVTVVAKKDVKEGQDFFPLTVDYQERTYAAGKIPGGFFKREGRPSEGETLIARLIDRPIRPLFPEGFLNEIQIIATVVSVNPQISPDLVAMIGASAALSLSGVPFNGPIGAARVGFINDQFVLNPTMAEQKQSRLDLVVAGTDKAVLMVESEADILTEEQMLAAVVFGHQQQQVVVEAIKEFAAEAGKPRWDWVAPEPDTALIDQVKAIAESRLGDAYRITEKQVRYEQIDAIKADVIAQITAQNEEVSEGKIIDIFTALESQIVRGRIIAGEPRIDGRTVDTIRALDICTGVLPRTHGSAIFTRGETQALAVATLGTERDAQILDELTGERQDTFLFHYNFPPYSVGETGRVGSPKRREIGHGRLAKRGVAAVMPSINEFPYVVRVVSEITESNGSSSMASVCGASLALMDAGVPIKSAVAGIAMGLVKEDEKFVVLSDILGDEDHLGDMDFKVAGTRTGVTALQMDIKIEGITPEIMQIALNQAKSARMHILGVMEQAISAPRAEISEFAPRIYTMKIDPKKIKDVIGKGGATIRALTEETGTSIDIDDDGTVKIAAVDGSSAKTVMARIEDITAEVEAGVVYQGKVTRLADFGAFVSILGGKEGLVHISQIAEERVEKVADYLQVGQEVTVKVVEIDRQGRIRLTMKDLYTQQTEAADADVVEQE; from the coding sequence GTGACTCCAATTGTAAAGCAATTTAAATATGGTCAACATACAGTGACTTTAGAAACTGGCGCAATCGCGCGTCAGGCAACAGCTGCTGTAATGGCTAGCATGGACGATACGACCGTTTTCGTTACTGTAGTGGCGAAAAAAGATGTAAAAGAAGGTCAAGACTTCTTTCCATTAACGGTTGATTATCAAGAACGTACTTACGCAGCAGGTAAAATTCCTGGTGGATTCTTTAAACGCGAAGGTCGTCCTTCTGAAGGCGAAACGTTGATTGCTCGTTTAATCGACCGTCCAATTCGTCCATTATTTCCAGAAGGTTTCTTAAATGAAATCCAAATTATAGCCACAGTCGTTTCAGTTAACCCACAAATCAGTCCTGATTTAGTGGCAATGATCGGGGCATCTGCGGCATTATCATTATCAGGTGTGCCATTTAATGGTCCAATTGGTGCGGCACGTGTTGGTTTTATTAATGATCAATTCGTATTAAACCCAACTATGGCGGAACAAAAACAAAGCCGTTTAGATTTAGTCGTTGCAGGGACGGATAAAGCGGTATTAATGGTAGAATCTGAAGCGGATATTTTAACAGAAGAACAAATGTTGGCTGCTGTGGTATTTGGTCATCAGCAACAACAAGTTGTCGTTGAAGCAATTAAAGAATTTGCGGCAGAAGCAGGTAAACCACGTTGGGATTGGGTTGCACCAGAACCAGATACTGCATTAATCGACCAAGTAAAAGCGATTGCTGAAAGTCGTTTAGGCGATGCGTATCGTATTACTGAAAAACAAGTGCGTTATGAACAAATTGACGCAATTAAAGCGGATGTTATTGCCCAAATTACAGCGCAAAATGAAGAAGTGAGCGAAGGCAAAATTATTGATATTTTCACCGCACTTGAAAGCCAAATCGTGCGTGGTCGTATTATCGCAGGTGAGCCGCGTATCGATGGTCGTACTGTTGATACCATTCGTGCTTTAGATATTTGTACTGGCGTGTTACCGCGTACTCACGGTTCTGCAATTTTCACGCGTGGTGAAACGCAAGCATTAGCGGTAGCGACTTTAGGTACAGAACGTGATGCGCAAATTCTTGATGAATTAACAGGCGAACGTCAAGATACATTCTTATTCCACTACAATTTCCCTCCATATTCAGTTGGTGAAACGGGTCGTGTGGGTTCGCCGAAACGGCGTGAAATTGGTCATGGTCGTTTAGCAAAACGTGGTGTGGCAGCAGTAATGCCAAGCATTAACGAATTCCCTTATGTGGTTCGTGTCGTTTCTGAAATTACAGAATCAAACGGTTCATCTTCTATGGCATCAGTTTGTGGTGCATCACTTGCCTTAATGGATGCAGGCGTGCCAATCAAATCGGCAGTTGCAGGTATTGCAATGGGTCTTGTAAAAGAAGACGAGAAATTCGTTGTACTTTCAGATATCTTAGGTGATGAAGATCACTTAGGTGATATGGACTTTAAAGTAGCAGGTACGCGTACAGGTGTGACTGCACTTCAAATGGACATCAAAATTGAAGGTATTACGCCTGAAATTATGCAAATTGCGTTAAATCAAGCAAAAAGTGCACGTATGCACATTTTAGGAGTGATGGAACAAGCGATTTCTGCTCCTCGTGCTGAAATTTCTGAATTTGCCCCTCGTATTTACACAATGAAAATTGATCCGAAGAAAATTAAGGATGTAATTGGTAAAGGTGGTGCTACAATTCGTGCTTTAACAGAAGAAACTGGCACATCAATCGATATTGATGATGATGGTACAGTGAAAATCGCGGCAGTTGACGGCAGTTCAGCTAAAACAGTGATGGCGCGTATTGAAGATATTACGGCAGAAGTTGAAGCGGGCGTCGTTTACCAAGGTAAAGTTACCCGTTTAGCTGATTTTGGTGCATTCGTTTCAATTCTTGGCGGTAAAGAAGGTTTAGTACATATTTCACAAATCGCGGAAGAACGTGTTGAAAAAGTAGCTGATTACCTTCAAGTCGGACAAGAAGTGACAGTAAAAGTTGTTGAGATCGATCGTCAAGGTCGTATTCGTTTAACAATGAAAGACTTGTACACACAACAAACTGAAGCGGCAGACGCAGACGTTGTTGAACAAGAGTAA
- a CDS encoding nicotinate phosphoribosyltransferase: MSGKLSEMKNGYNKILCSSAVPSLLCDFYKTSHRLQYPVGSQYIYSTFTPRSNKHAPYLERAVSFGFQAFVIKYLIRYFNDNFFSRDESLIVQEYCDFIKRTLFIDVSGEQIAALHRLGYLPVRIKAIPEGKSVAIKVPMLTIENTHPNFFWLTNYLETLINVSLWQPITSASIALAYRNVLMEYAVDTCDSAEHVPFQSHDFSMRGMSSLESAETSGAGHLTAFLGTDTIPAISFIEAYYGSTQLIGTSIPASEHSVMSAHGIDELPTFRYLMKQFPHSMLSIVSDTTDFWHNITVNLPILKDEIMARPANARVVIRPDSGNFFDIICGNSTTLSSHERKGLIECLWDIFGGTINKKGYKVLDPHIGAIYGDGVTFDKMVQILAGLKAKGFASSNIVFGVGAQTYQRNTRDTLGFAIKATSIIINGEEKAIFKNPKTDDGLKKSQCGRVKVTSFDSYVDGLTAKDDFSDDLLEVIFEDGKLTKTVTFDDIRANLLG, encoded by the coding sequence ATGAGTGGAAAATTATCAGAAATGAAAAATGGATATAACAAAATTTTATGTTCAAGCGCTGTGCCATCTTTGCTCTGCGATTTTTATAAAACGTCTCACCGATTGCAATATCCCGTTGGCTCTCAATACATTTATAGCACGTTTACGCCACGCAGCAATAAGCACGCTCCTTATCTTGAACGAGCTGTGTCTTTTGGATTTCAGGCTTTCGTGATCAAATATTTAATTCGTTATTTTAACGATAATTTTTTTTCTAGAGATGAATCTTTAATTGTACAAGAATATTGTGATTTTATTAAGCGAACGCTATTTATTGATGTGAGTGGTGAGCAAATTGCCGCTTTGCATCGCTTGGGCTATTTGCCTGTACGGATTAAAGCGATTCCTGAAGGTAAATCCGTAGCTATCAAAGTCCCGATGCTTACCATTGAAAATACACATCCTAATTTCTTTTGGCTTACAAATTACCTTGAAACACTGATAAATGTATCATTGTGGCAACCTATTACTTCCGCATCTATTGCACTTGCTTATCGTAATGTACTCATGGAATATGCGGTAGACACGTGCGATTCTGCAGAGCATGTGCCATTTCAATCGCATGATTTTTCTATGCGTGGTATGAGTTCGCTTGAATCAGCAGAAACATCTGGTGCAGGACATTTAACGGCATTTTTAGGTACTGATACGATCCCCGCTATTTCATTTATTGAAGCATATTACGGTTCAACACAGCTAATTGGCACATCTATTCCCGCGTCGGAACATTCAGTAATGAGTGCACATGGTATTGATGAATTGCCAACGTTTCGTTATTTAATGAAACAGTTTCCTCATTCAATGCTTTCCATTGTGTCTGATACGACAGATTTTTGGCATAACATCACGGTGAATCTTCCTATTTTAAAAGATGAAATCATGGCTCGTCCAGCTAATGCTCGCGTCGTTATTCGTCCGGATAGTGGTAATTTTTTCGATATTATATGTGGAAATTCGACCACACTTTCAAGTCATGAGCGCAAAGGGCTCATTGAATGCCTGTGGGATATTTTCGGTGGAACGATTAATAAGAAAGGTTATAAAGTACTTGATCCCCATATCGGCGCAATTTATGGCGATGGGGTGACATTCGATAAAATGGTTCAAATTTTAGCGGGTTTAAAAGCGAAAGGTTTTGCATCGAGTAACATTGTATTTGGAGTTGGGGCGCAAACTTATCAACGCAATACACGTGACACTTTGGGTTTTGCTATTAAAGCAACATCTATCATTATCAATGGCGAAGAAAAAGCGATTTTCAAAAATCCTAAAACGGATGATGGATTGAAAAAATCTCAATGCGGGCGTGTAAAAGTCACCAGTTTTGATAGCTATGTAGATGGTTTGACGGCAAAAGATGATTTTTCTGATGATTTACTCGAAGTGATTTTTGAAGATGGAAAACTCACAAAAACGGTTACGTTTGATGACATTCGCGCAAATTTGTTAGGATGA
- the rnr gene encoding ribonuclease R has product MAGKPTAKMATKTINKKTASKTRKKTTALFDPIHLDPNYQQEQAKYDNPIPSREFILQVIREHNQPMSREELLTTFGIQDEERTEGVRRRLRAMENDGQLVFTKRKCYALAEKLDLLKGTVIGHRDGYGFLQLENHSNEKDLFIPNGQMQRVMHGDFVLAQKSGFDRRGRQEVRIVRVLESRKKEIVGRFFLEDGIGYVVPDDSRIGRDILVPNESRMGARMGQVVVVALRPRTASFSAPVGDIIEILGDNMAKGMEVEIAIRNHDIPHQFPPAVEKAVKKFTEEVPEEAKQGRVDLRDLPLVTIDGEDARDFDDAVHCRKEKNGWRLWVAIADVSYYVRLRSALDAEARNRGNSVYFPNRVIPMLPEILSNGLCSLNPQVDRLCMVCEMQLSNKGQLKSYEFYEAVMNSHARLTYTKVAKILDGDEELRQRYAGLVPHLEELHSMYKSLLAARHQRGAIDFETIESKFIFNEMGRIERIEPVERNDAHKIIEECMILANISAANFMERHQEPALYRIHAGPSEEKLTAFRAFLSELGLTLEGGMKPTTTDYAKLLVQVKERPDHELIQTMLLRSLSQAVYNPDNIGHFGLALEEYAHFTSPIRRYPDLTLHRGIKYLIAKGKGLKRKTTETGGYHYNLDEMDELGDHCSMTERRADDATREVADWLKCEFMQDHIGDEFEGVISSVTGFGLFVRLDDLFIDGLVHVSTLDNDYYQYDAAGQRLIGENSGMIYRLGDRVRVRVEAANLDQHQVDFSLVSSERTPRRAGKTAKTKAKIAAKTTALSAPKNKGKLKKQKSAVKNSKVSDKAKKLNKSRKK; this is encoded by the coding sequence ATGGCAGGCAAACCAACAGCTAAAATGGCGACAAAAACAATAAATAAAAAAACAGCCTCAAAAACACGCAAAAAAACAACCGCACTTTTCGATCCTATTCATCTTGATCCTAATTATCAGCAAGAACAAGCCAAATACGACAACCCTATTCCAAGTCGTGAATTCATCTTGCAAGTAATTCGCGAACATAATCAGCCGATGAGCAGAGAGGAATTATTAACGACTTTTGGTATTCAAGATGAAGAACGAACTGAAGGCGTCCGTCGCCGTTTGCGAGCAATGGAAAATGATGGTCAATTGGTCTTCACCAAACGCAAATGTTATGCATTAGCCGAAAAATTGGATTTATTAAAAGGTACAGTGATCGGACACCGTGATGGTTATGGTTTTCTACAATTGGAAAATCACAGTAATGAAAAAGATCTCTTTATTCCGAATGGACAAATGCAACGCGTAATGCACGGCGATTTTGTGCTGGCACAAAAAAGTGGATTTGACCGCCGCGGTCGTCAAGAAGTACGCATTGTTCGTGTATTAGAAAGTCGTAAAAAAGAAATTGTTGGACGCTTTTTCTTAGAAGACGGCATTGGCTATGTGGTCCCTGATGATAGCCGAATTGGGCGCGATATTCTGGTACCAAACGAAAGCCGTATGGGCGCGCGTATGGGACAAGTAGTCGTCGTTGCATTACGCCCTCGCACTGCCAGTTTCAGCGCGCCAGTAGGCGATATTATTGAAATTTTAGGCGATAATATGGCAAAAGGAATGGAAGTGGAAATTGCGATTCGTAATCACGATATTCCCCATCAATTTCCACCCGCAGTCGAAAAAGCGGTAAAAAAATTCACCGAAGAAGTGCCTGAAGAAGCGAAACAAGGGCGCGTAGATTTACGCGATTTACCGCTCGTGACGATTGATGGCGAAGATGCTCGCGATTTTGATGACGCCGTACATTGCCGCAAAGAAAAAAATGGCTGGCGTTTATGGGTCGCCATTGCGGATGTGAGTTATTATGTTCGCTTACGTTCCGCTTTAGACGCAGAGGCGCGCAATCGTGGCAACTCAGTCTATTTCCCCAATCGCGTGATTCCTATGTTACCAGAGATTTTGTCCAATGGACTTTGTTCACTCAATCCACAAGTGGATCGTCTCTGTATGGTCTGTGAAATGCAGCTCTCAAATAAAGGTCAACTCAAAAGTTATGAATTTTATGAAGCGGTGATGAACTCACACGCGCGTTTAACTTATACCAAAGTGGCAAAAATTCTGGATGGCGACGAAGAATTACGTCAACGTTATGCAGGTTTAGTACCGCATTTAGAAGAACTGCACTCGATGTATAAATCCTTGCTTGCGGCGCGTCATCAGCGTGGTGCCATTGATTTTGAAACCATTGAAAGTAAATTTATTTTCAATGAAATGGGACGCATTGAACGTATCGAGCCTGTTGAACGTAATGATGCCCATAAAATCATTGAAGAATGTATGATTTTAGCCAATATTTCTGCCGCAAACTTTATGGAGCGTCATCAAGAGCCCGCCCTTTATCGTATTCATGCGGGTCCTAGCGAAGAAAAATTGACTGCATTCCGTGCCTTTTTAAGTGAATTAGGATTAACCCTTGAAGGGGGAATGAAACCTACTACAACGGATTATGCAAAATTATTGGTGCAAGTGAAAGAACGCCCTGATCATGAGCTTATCCAAACGATGTTGCTGCGCAGTTTAAGCCAAGCCGTTTATAATCCAGATAATATTGGTCACTTTGGTTTAGCTCTCGAAGAATATGCCCATTTTACCTCGCCAATTCGCCGTTACCCAGACTTGACGTTACACCGTGGGATTAAATATTTAATCGCCAAAGGAAAAGGATTGAAACGTAAAACGACCGAAACCGGTGGCTATCATTACAATCTTGATGAAATGGACGAATTAGGCGATCATTGCTCCATGACGGAACGTCGTGCGGACGATGCGACACGCGAAGTGGCTGATTGGCTGAAATGCGAATTTATGCAAGATCATATTGGCGATGAATTTGAAGGTGTTATTTCGTCAGTCACAGGATTTGGTTTATTTGTACGACTAGACGATCTTTTTATTGATGGTCTTGTTCATGTGTCCACCTTGGATAATGACTACTACCAATATGATGCGGCGGGACAACGTTTAATTGGCGAAAATTCAGGCATGATTTACCGCCTTGGTGACAGAGTACGCGTTCGAGTTGAAGCCGCTAACCTTGATCAACATCAAGTGGATTTCAGCCTAGTTTCAAGCGAGCGCACACCACGTCGTGCAGGAAAAACAGCCAAAACTAAAGCAAAAATCGCCGCAAAAACAACCGCACTTTCAGCACCTAAAAACAAAGGCAAATTGAAAAAACAAAAAAGTGCGGTGAAAAACTCAAAAGTTTCAGACAAAGCAAAGAAACTCAATAAATCAAGAAAAAAATAA
- the rlmB gene encoding 23S rRNA (guanosine-2'-O-)-methyltransferase has product MSENIYGIHAVKSFLDRTPERIIEVFVLKGREDKRLQPLLNELHSLGVSVQFLNRQTLDNKANGEVHQGVIARVQLAKELNENDLDVILANKQNPFLLVLDGVTDPHNLGACLRTADAAGVDAVIVPKDKSAQLTSIARKVACGAAEVVPLIRVTNLARTLRDIQQNHNIWVVGTAGEATETIYQTKLTGALALVMGAEGDGMRRLTRECCDQLISIPMAGSVSSLNVSVATGVCLFEIVRQRLG; this is encoded by the coding sequence ATGTCCGAAAATATCTACGGAATTCATGCTGTAAAATCATTTTTAGATCGAACGCCAGAACGTATTATCGAAGTCTTTGTGCTCAAAGGACGTGAGGATAAACGCTTACAACCTTTGCTTAATGAGTTACATAGCTTAGGTGTTTCCGTGCAATTTCTCAATCGTCAAACCTTAGACAACAAAGCGAATGGCGAAGTCCATCAAGGGGTGATTGCGCGCGTGCAACTGGCGAAAGAACTCAATGAAAATGATTTGGATGTTATTCTTGCCAATAAGCAAAACCCATTTTTATTGGTGCTTGACGGCGTAACCGATCCCCATAATCTTGGTGCTTGTTTGCGTACGGCGGATGCCGCTGGTGTTGATGCCGTTATTGTGCCAAAAGATAAATCAGCACAACTCACTTCAATTGCCCGTAAAGTCGCTTGTGGCGCGGCTGAAGTCGTGCCATTAATTCGCGTCACTAATTTAGCGCGTACATTACGGGATATTCAGCAAAATCATAATATTTGGGTAGTGGGAACCGCAGGCGAAGCCACCGAAACGATTTATCAAACCAAACTCACTGGCGCGCTAGCGTTGGTAATGGGCGCGGAAGGTGACGGCATGCGCCGCTTAACTCGAGAATGTTGCGATCAATTAATCAGCATTCCAATGGCTGGTTCAGTGTCATCATTAAACGTCTCCGTGGCAACAGGCGTGTGTTTGTTTGAAATTGTGCGTCAACGATTAGGATAA
- the ligA_2 gene encoding NAD-dependent DNA ligase LigA, with translation MSELSDQINQLRETLRHHEYLYHVLDTPEIPDSEYDRLFHQLKALEQQHPELITPNSPTQRVGAKPLSGFAQIIHEIPMLSLDNAFSDEEFNAFVKRIQDRLTVLPEKLEFCCEPKLDGLAVSILYVNGVLTQATTRGDGTTGEDITLNIRTIRNVPLQLLTDNPPVRLEVRGEVFMPQAGFEKLNETALAKGEKTFANPRNAAAGSLRQLDPKITSQRPLTLNAYGIGVAEGVELPDTHYARLQWLKSLGIPVNSEIQLCDGVENVLNFYRTIQQKRPNLGYDIDGTVLKINSIALQQELGFIAKAPRWAIAYKFPAQEEMTVLNDVEFQVGRTGAITPVAKLEPVFVAGVTVSNATLHNGDEIERLNIAIGDTVIIRRAGDVIPQIIGVVHDRRPANAKQIVFPTTCPVCGSAVTRIDGEAVARCTGGLFCDAQRKESLKHFVSRKAMDIDGVGAKLIEQLVDRELIHTPADLFKLDLITLVRLERMGEKSAQNALDSLDKAKKTTLARFIFALGIREVGEATALNLANFFKNLTALQQATFEQLQQVPDVGDVVANRILAFWQEQHNLDVVNDLIVQGVHWDDVEVKEVNENPFKDKTIVLTGTLSQMGRNEAKALLQQLGAKVAGSVSTKTHLVIAGDAAGSKLANAQELGVEVWDEQKFVDVVKPYLNS, from the coding sequence ATGAGTGAACTATCAGATCAAATCAACCAATTACGAGAAACATTGCGTCATCACGAATATTTGTATCATGTGCTAGATACACCTGAAATTCCCGACAGTGAATATGATCGTTTATTTCATCAATTAAAAGCCCTTGAGCAGCAACACCCAGAATTAATTACACCGAATTCACCGACACAACGCGTAGGAGCAAAACCCTTGTCAGGCTTTGCGCAAATTATCCACGAAATCCCAATGTTGTCGTTGGATAATGCCTTTTCTGACGAAGAATTTAATGCGTTTGTAAAACGTATTCAAGATCGCTTGACAGTATTGCCTGAAAAATTGGAATTTTGTTGTGAGCCGAAATTAGACGGTTTGGCAGTGAGTATTTTGTACGTGAACGGTGTCTTAACCCAAGCGACAACTCGTGGTGATGGCACCACAGGGGAAGATATTACGCTCAATATTCGCACCATTCGTAACGTGCCTTTGCAACTGCTAACGGATAATCCGCCTGTACGCTTAGAAGTCCGCGGTGAAGTGTTTATGCCGCAGGCAGGGTTTGAAAAATTAAATGAAACTGCCTTGGCAAAAGGCGAAAAAACCTTTGCCAATCCACGTAATGCCGCAGCAGGTTCGTTGCGTCAATTGGATCCTAAAATTACCAGCCAACGTCCGTTGACCTTAAATGCCTATGGTATTGGTGTGGCAGAAGGAGTGGAATTGCCTGATACTCATTATGCGCGCTTGCAATGGTTGAAATCCTTAGGGATTCCAGTAAATTCTGAAATCCAACTTTGTGATGGCGTTGAAAACGTGTTGAATTTTTACCGCACTATTCAACAGAAACGCCCAAATTTAGGCTATGACATTGACGGCACCGTGCTGAAAATTAACAGTATTGCCTTGCAGCAAGAATTGGGCTTTATTGCCAAAGCACCGCGTTGGGCGATTGCCTATAAATTTCCTGCACAAGAAGAAATGACGGTGCTGAATGATGTGGAGTTTCAAGTAGGACGAACAGGGGCGATTACGCCTGTGGCGAAGTTGGAGCCCGTGTTTGTGGCAGGGGTCACGGTGAGTAACGCGACCTTGCATAATGGCGATGAAATTGAACGCTTAAATATTGCTATTGGTGATACGGTCATCATTCGCCGTGCAGGCGATGTGATTCCGCAAATTATCGGCGTGGTGCATGATCGCCGTCCGGCAAATGCCAAACAAATTGTCTTTCCAACGACTTGTCCTGTTTGTGGTTCCGCTGTTACGCGTATTGATGGCGAAGCGGTGGCGCGTTGTACAGGGGGATTATTTTGTGATGCACAACGCAAAGAATCTTTAAAACATTTCGTTTCGCGCAAGGCTATGGACATTGACGGCGTGGGAGCAAAATTAATCGAGCAGTTGGTGGATCGCGAGCTTATCCATACGCCAGCAGATTTATTTAAGTTAGATTTAATTACCTTGGTGCGTTTAGAACGGATGGGCGAGAAATCTGCACAAAATGCCTTAGACAGCCTAGACAAAGCGAAGAAAACCACCTTGGCACGGTTTATTTTTGCGTTAGGTATTCGTGAAGTGGGCGAAGCGACCGCGTTGAATTTAGCCAATTTCTTCAAAAATTTGACCGCACTTCAACAAGCGACTTTTGAGCAGTTGCAACAAGTGCCGGATGTGGGCGATGTGGTGGCAAACCGCATTTTAGCTTTTTGGCAGGAACAACATAATTTAGATGTGGTGAATGATTTAATCGTGCAAGGTGTGCATTGGGACGATGTGGAAGTCAAAGAAGTGAACGAAAATCCATTCAAAGACAAAACCATTGTACTCACAGGCACATTAAGCCAAATGGGGCGTAATGAAGCCAAAGCCTTGTTGCAACAACTGGGGGCGAAAGTAGCAGGTAGCGTTTCTACGAAAACTCATCTTGTCATTGCAGGCGATGCTGCAGGTTCAAAACTTGCCAATGCACAGGAATTGGGTGTGGAAGTCTGGGATGAACAAAAGTTTGTGGATGTGGTTAAACCTTATTTGAATTCATAA
- the zipA gene encoding cell division protein ZipA — translation MDLNTILIILGIIALIGLVGHGIWSNRREKSLYFDNANTFSRETARTTLKSADSVTPDFAQQPQGQALQQENQPEQQVLSQNMVNAAQVYTQNQATQSVNDIRITIPNMPSMSQPVTVQTEQIPTPVINEPVHYEYQPEIKQPAVNLSERSLDELARFAETDEGIHVSSPDIRVSLQENIGASSPISSAKPVEPVVSIAPEPQVTETVAEDYIMLYVVAAENRQFQGAQLHQVLERDGFILGHDALYHRHLDLTVASPVIFSVANVNQPGSFPIYNMHEFSTVGVVMYMQLPSPGNNRVNLKTMLKSAKNLAAQLDGFVLTDNEQELDANAEQDYLARI, via the coding sequence ATGGATTTAAATACCATTTTAATTATTTTAGGGATTATTGCGTTAATTGGCTTGGTTGGGCATGGCATTTGGTCAAATCGTCGTGAAAAATCACTTTATTTTGACAATGCGAATACTTTTAGCCGTGAAACCGCGCGTACGACATTAAAATCGGCAGATAGTGTCACACCTGATTTTGCTCAACAACCGCAAGGTCAAGCATTGCAACAAGAAAACCAGCCGGAACAGCAAGTTTTATCGCAAAATATGGTTAATGCGGCTCAAGTGTATACCCAAAATCAAGCCACACAATCTGTCAATGATATTCGCATCACCATTCCTAATATGCCATCCATGTCACAGCCTGTCACTGTGCAAACAGAACAAATCCCAACCCCAGTGATAAACGAGCCTGTTCATTATGAATATCAGCCTGAAATTAAACAGCCAGCAGTAAATTTATCTGAACGTTCTCTTGATGAACTCGCTCGTTTTGCTGAAACGGATGAGGGAATCCATGTTTCATCACCTGATATTCGCGTGTCTTTGCAAGAAAATATTGGGGCGAGTTCGCCGATTTCGTCTGCAAAACCAGTTGAACCTGTGGTTTCTATTGCGCCTGAGCCACAAGTGACAGAAACTGTCGCAGAAGATTATATTATGCTTTATGTCGTCGCGGCAGAAAATCGTCAGTTCCAAGGGGCGCAACTACATCAAGTTTTGGAACGCGATGGATTTATTCTTGGACATGATGCGCTTTATCATCGTCATTTAGATTTAACAGTGGCAAGCCCTGTGATTTTCAGTGTAGCAAATGTGAATCAACCGGGTAGTTTCCCTATTTATAATATGCACGAATTCTCTACGGTTGGGGTTGTTATGTATATGCAATTGCCATCACCAGGCAATAATCGTGTGAATTTGAAAACGATGTTGAAATCCGCTAAAAATCTTGCGGCGCAATTAGACGGTTTTGTTTTAACGGATAATGAACAAGAATTAGATGCGAATGCAGAGCAAGATTATCTTGCCCGCATTTAG
- the cysZ gene encoding putative sulfate transport protein CysZ has product MVNEKEVKSGLHYFVMGWSLISQQGLRRFVIMPILLNIVLMIGLLWLFITQISGMIEWVMNFLPDWLNWMSSIMFIASLVMILTVFYFSFTMLSGFIAAPFNGLLAEKVEKMLTGEVMIETNMQDFIKDVPRMLAREWQKLWYSLPKYIALFLFGFMPFLGQTVVPIIAFVFGAWMMAIQYCDYPFDNHKISFHAMRFKLAQNRTQSLVFGALITLCTLVPIINLVVIPVAVCGATAMWVDTYRKELYDANRVKTSQNSTALYPKHGTNKTDITSGNNHDIVSK; this is encoded by the coding sequence ATGGTCAATGAGAAAGAAGTCAAATCTGGTTTGCATTACTTTGTGATGGGGTGGAGTTTGATTAGCCAACAAGGATTACGCCGTTTTGTCATTATGCCAATTTTACTCAATATTGTTTTAATGATTGGGTTACTTTGGTTATTTATAACACAAATTAGTGGAATGATTGAATGGGTGATGAATTTTCTTCCTGATTGGTTAAACTGGATGAGCTCTATTATGTTCATTGCGTCCCTTGTGATGATTCTGACTGTGTTTTATTTTTCCTTTACGATGTTATCAGGTTTTATTGCCGCGCCGTTTAATGGTTTGCTCGCTGAAAAAGTCGAAAAAATGCTCACGGGTGAAGTAATGATTGAAACCAATATGCAGGATTTTATCAAGGATGTGCCACGTATGCTGGCCCGTGAATGGCAAAAATTATGGTATAGCTTGCCCAAATATATTGCTCTGTTTTTATTTGGTTTTATGCCATTTTTAGGACAAACCGTTGTGCCGATTATCGCTTTTGTATTTGGCGCCTGGATGATGGCAATTCAATATTGTGACTATCCCTTTGATAATCATAAAATTTCATTTCACGCTATGCGATTTAAGCTTGCCCAAAACCGTACGCAAAGTTTAGTATTTGGTGCTTTAATTACGCTGTGTACTTTAGTGCCAATTATTAATTTAGTTGTGATTCCCGTCGCAGTGTGTGGCGCAACAGCTATGTGGGTGGACACCTACCGTAAAGAATTATATGATGCCAACCGTGTAAAAACATCACAAAATTCTACCGCACTTTACCCCAAACATGGTACTAATAAGACTGATATCACTTCTGGAAATAATCATGATATTGTTTCTAAATAA